Proteins encoded together in one Stigmatella aurantiaca window:
- a CDS encoding immunoglobulin-like domain-containing protein, protein MKRTGWGVLVGAGVVLGGMPAAAQTRSPWQMHHGLEASTSNPQGLREFSCTPAHHGDSCEYEEATIPPGEDTGWAVAPNPDTIGFSIPSRICQAPVVCFAYGDFTYFQTFVDVPANVAVTEFTLSFQGMDDGSRVTLFNSTHPQGLVVPGSYVYLNGSGTANLGTYVKAGERNRVVVTHVDDCCSSNRLQKAEVVLNGKVLETPSGSCQGPSDCDDGNACTTDVCKPDGTCEHPLLVCSGGQSCGENPGGDNGDEDEGDGGDGDGGGVIIGIQGQGPATCPADLTDLTMSVQGTLDMVLECGQDTWKDPGARAWDASCNALQVHTFNTGSDGYGPGPNPCAEGTYSVQYVAWDAEGRTTSSVRTVKVDDTTPPTFRLKGPAHVTHTCGTQWVDPGWEAMDACYGNISPEVHWSGFPNAWVEGSYTVVYTLTDSGGNKAPTLSRTVDVVNCPW, encoded by the coding sequence ATGAAACGCACTGGATGGGGTGTCCTGGTGGGCGCTGGCGTTGTGTTGGGGGGAATGCCTGCCGCCGCGCAGACGCGCTCGCCGTGGCAGATGCACCATGGGCTGGAGGCCTCCACCTCCAACCCACAGGGCCTGCGGGAATTCTCGTGTACACCCGCGCACCACGGTGACAGCTGTGAATACGAGGAGGCCACCATTCCCCCGGGAGAGGACACGGGGTGGGCCGTCGCGCCAAACCCAGACACGATTGGCTTCTCCATCCCCTCGCGCATCTGCCAGGCGCCGGTGGTGTGTTTCGCGTATGGAGACTTCACCTACTTCCAGACGTTCGTGGATGTGCCCGCGAACGTGGCGGTGACCGAGTTCACCCTCTCCTTCCAGGGCATGGATGATGGCTCGCGGGTGACGCTCTTCAACTCCACGCACCCGCAGGGGCTCGTCGTCCCCGGCAGCTACGTGTACCTGAACGGCTCGGGCACGGCGAACCTGGGCACCTATGTGAAGGCCGGCGAGCGCAACCGCGTGGTCGTCACCCATGTGGATGACTGCTGCTCGAGCAACCGGCTGCAGAAGGCGGAGGTGGTGCTCAACGGGAAGGTGCTCGAGACGCCCTCCGGCAGCTGCCAGGGCCCCAGCGACTGCGACGACGGCAACGCGTGCACCACGGACGTGTGCAAGCCCGACGGCACGTGTGAGCACCCGCTGCTGGTCTGCTCCGGCGGCCAGTCCTGCGGCGAGAACCCCGGCGGGGACAACGGGGATGAGGACGAGGGTGACGGTGGGGATGGGGATGGCGGCGGCGTCATTATCGGCATCCAGGGCCAGGGCCCGGCCACCTGCCCGGCGGACCTCACGGACCTGACGATGTCGGTGCAGGGCACGCTCGACATGGTGCTGGAGTGCGGCCAGGACACCTGGAAGGACCCCGGCGCCCGCGCGTGGGATGCCTCCTGCAACGCCTTGCAGGTGCACACGTTCAACACGGGCAGTGACGGGTACGGCCCGGGCCCCAACCCGTGCGCCGAGGGTACCTACTCGGTGCAGTACGTCGCGTGGGATGCGGAGGGCCGCACCACCAGCTCCGTGCGCACGGTGAAGGTGGACGACACCACGCCGCCCACCTTCCGGCTCAAGGGCCCCGCGCACGTGACGCACACCTGCGGCACCCAGTGGGTGGATCCGGGTTGGGAGGCCATGGATGCCTGCTACGGCAACATCTCCCCCGAGGTGCACTGGTCGGGCTTCCCCAATGCCTGGGTGGAGGGCTCGTACACGGTGGTCTACACGCTCACCGACAGCGGGGGGAACAAGGCCCCCACGCTGTCGCGCACCGTGGATGTGGTGAACTGCCCCTGGTAG
- the rho gene encoding transcription termination factor Rho — translation MSETPDNNDPRNPLRPAEAARPEPSAPDHDGGDGDGGDDGEGDEGPDEGEASSTPGQAGPGGPPGPGGGRRRRRRRRRRGAQVLFTPEGQAYRMQPGQDGQMVQVFLTPQELQQYQQRLAQQQQQPPQAPPQPQGHAQPPPSGQQHGHHGPRQQHHGGAQGHAAPQQNLSPVEGVLDTEAKGPNAFLRQLKKNLLPSPDDAELPKNLVQKLRLRQGQYVTAFAQMRGTKGLIQRVDTVDGRPLDGAPRLPHFADLTSVDPIERIKLENGHKEMVTRVMDLIAPIGKGQRALIVAPPKTGKTIMLQRIAQAVLANHPEMHVMVLLIDERPEEVTDMRRSIKAEVLASSSDRPTGDHLKVAELALERARRLVESGKDVLILLDSITRLARAYNKEVDSSGRTLTGGVDSRALERPKRIFGAARATEEAGTLTIIGTALIDTGSRMDEVIFEEFKGTGNSEVTLDRLLAEKRVFPAINIPQSGTRKEEKLFTLKEYEKIRKLRQMLFSVKPVEAMEALIKRLSRYTYNDEFFDEL, via the coding sequence ATGAGCGAAACCCCTGACAACAACGATCCGCGCAATCCCCTCCGTCCCGCCGAGGCCGCCCGGCCCGAGCCGTCCGCCCCGGACCATGACGGGGGCGATGGCGATGGTGGTGATGACGGCGAAGGGGATGAGGGGCCCGATGAGGGCGAGGCCTCGTCCACGCCGGGCCAGGCCGGCCCCGGCGGGCCTCCGGGCCCGGGCGGTGGCCGCCGCCGCCGCCGCCGCCGCCGCCGCCGGGGCGCGCAGGTGCTCTTCACCCCGGAGGGCCAGGCCTACCGCATGCAGCCCGGGCAGGACGGGCAGATGGTGCAGGTGTTCCTCACCCCGCAGGAGCTCCAGCAGTACCAGCAGCGCCTGGCCCAGCAGCAGCAACAGCCCCCGCAGGCCCCGCCGCAGCCCCAGGGCCACGCCCAGCCGCCCCCCAGCGGGCAGCAGCACGGCCACCACGGCCCGCGGCAGCAGCACCACGGCGGCGCGCAGGGCCACGCCGCGCCCCAGCAGAACCTGTCCCCCGTGGAGGGCGTGCTGGACACCGAGGCCAAGGGGCCCAACGCCTTTCTGCGCCAGCTGAAGAAGAACCTGCTGCCCTCGCCGGATGACGCGGAGCTGCCCAAGAACCTCGTGCAGAAGCTGCGGCTGCGTCAGGGCCAGTACGTCACCGCGTTCGCGCAGATGCGGGGCACCAAGGGCCTCATCCAGCGCGTGGACACCGTGGACGGCCGCCCGCTGGACGGGGCGCCCCGGCTGCCACACTTCGCGGACCTCACCTCGGTGGACCCCATCGAGCGAATCAAGCTGGAGAATGGCCACAAGGAGATGGTCACCCGGGTGATGGACCTGATTGCCCCCATCGGCAAGGGGCAGCGCGCGCTCATCGTCGCGCCGCCCAAGACGGGCAAGACCATCATGCTCCAGCGCATCGCCCAGGCGGTGCTCGCCAACCACCCGGAAATGCACGTCATGGTGCTGCTCATCGACGAGCGCCCCGAGGAAGTCACCGACATGCGCCGCAGCATCAAGGCGGAGGTGCTCGCCTCGAGCTCGGACCGGCCCACGGGCGACCACCTCAAGGTGGCGGAGCTGGCGCTGGAGCGCGCGCGCCGGCTCGTGGAGAGCGGCAAGGACGTGCTCATCCTCCTGGACTCCATCACCCGGCTGGCGCGCGCCTACAACAAGGAAGTGGACAGCTCGGGCCGCACCCTCACCGGCGGCGTGGACAGCCGCGCGCTGGAGCGCCCCAAGCGGATTTTCGGCGCCGCGCGCGCCACGGAAGAGGCCGGCACGCTCACCATCATCGGCACGGCGCTCATCGACACCGGCAGCCGCATGGACGAGGTGATTTTCGAGGAGTTCAAGGGCACCGGTAACTCCGAGGTGACGCTGGACCGGCTGCTCGCCGAGAAACGCGTCTTCCCCGCCATCAACATCCCCCAGTCCGGCACGCGCAAGGAGGAGAAGCTCTTCACCCTCAAGGAGTACGAGAAGATCCGCAAGCTGCGGCAGATGCTCTTCTCGGTGAAGCCCGTGGAGGCCATGGAGGCGCTCATCAAGCGCCTGAGCCGCTACACCTACAACGACGAGTTCTTCGACGAGTTGTAG
- the sppA gene encoding signal peptide peptidase SppA — MRLLLALPLLLLPSAVLAQTPAIVRPLVGSRGLTLPPESTALVDEATSLSINPAGLRFVEAPQLFYVHERHRVLDQVGNGLFTGTSLFGAAGLGLGVEWLRHPAGPDYRRTTFGFSLGTDTLALGAAHHAFSSEESAALDRLSSWDVGVSGRPARSFSYGIVAKDVNAPEEGALKLPRTLELGVGLRPFGERYTLGADYLLRPGGLDEGRLSYTLKAELVRGLRLSAGASHGLRRGEPLSVQVAATLDTAFLGLTYAGGGTEDGLDHTLALRLSLAPYRSLAEASRVVALVDLNDRLAGGGSPGLALLGITGSDPYLRLMRFLELATRDERLRGVVLKMEGLGGLGWGRAEELRQAVLRLRAAGKKVLALALSCDDQGYFVASAADQIYALPASSFLINGLSASVTSVGGTMEKLGVSWDVARVGEYKTAPEQLTRKDMSEAERETLNAWLDTQVGWYEQAVTGGRKLPVERLREAWKVGLIPPRMAQSLGLIDGIVEGQEALQERLEQLVPGAAYAEDYTPRDARQTRWGSTRRIAIVPVLGTIAGGKSREDPLGASRIAGAETVALALYRAQVDPSVVAIVLRVDSGGGDVLASDLMYRAVLEAKKVKPVIASMGDVAASGGYYAAMAADEVFANPTTLTGSIGVFYLKPALKGLLEDKLGVTQQTLPRAPLADLMGFWRPWTPEEQRAVQGWVDASYDDFITYVAQARKLEKAQVDRLARGRVWSGQDAHARGLVDRLGGLPDAVAAARRRGGASPTEELELVVYGDAKGLFSSLGGEPGVLARLLPGPTATLPPGLQGVLRETGLTGEALEPGLKAALPFTLSTR; from the coding sequence ATGCGCCTTCTCCTGGCCTTGCCCCTTCTCCTGCTCCCGAGTGCCGTCCTCGCCCAGACCCCCGCCATCGTCCGCCCGCTCGTCGGCTCGCGGGGGCTGACGCTCCCGCCGGAGTCCACGGCGCTGGTGGACGAGGCCACCTCGCTGTCCATCAACCCCGCGGGCCTGCGCTTCGTGGAGGCGCCCCAGCTCTTCTACGTGCACGAGCGCCACCGGGTGCTGGACCAGGTGGGCAACGGCCTGTTCACCGGCACCTCGCTGTTCGGGGCGGCCGGGCTGGGCCTGGGGGTGGAGTGGCTGCGCCACCCGGCCGGGCCGGACTACCGCCGCACCACGTTCGGCTTCTCGCTGGGCACGGACACGCTGGCGCTCGGCGCCGCGCACCATGCCTTCTCCTCGGAGGAGAGCGCGGCCCTGGACCGGCTGTCGAGCTGGGACGTGGGCGTGTCGGGGCGCCCCGCGCGGAGCTTCTCGTACGGGATTGTCGCGAAGGACGTCAACGCGCCGGAGGAAGGCGCCCTGAAGCTGCCGCGCACCCTGGAGCTGGGCGTGGGCCTGCGGCCCTTCGGCGAGCGCTACACGCTGGGCGCGGACTACCTGCTGCGCCCGGGGGGGCTGGACGAGGGCCGCCTGAGCTACACGCTGAAGGCGGAGCTGGTGCGGGGGCTGCGGCTGAGCGCGGGGGCCTCGCATGGCCTGAGGCGGGGCGAGCCGCTGTCCGTGCAGGTGGCCGCCACGCTGGACACGGCGTTCCTGGGCCTCACCTACGCGGGCGGCGGCACGGAGGACGGGCTGGACCACACGCTGGCGCTGCGCCTGTCCCTGGCGCCCTACCGGAGCCTGGCCGAGGCCTCGCGGGTGGTGGCGCTGGTGGACCTGAATGACCGGCTCGCCGGGGGGGGCAGCCCCGGGCTGGCGCTGCTGGGCATCACCGGCTCGGACCCCTACCTGCGGCTGATGCGCTTCCTGGAGCTGGCCACGCGCGACGAGCGGCTGCGCGGCGTGGTGCTGAAGATGGAGGGGCTGGGCGGCCTGGGCTGGGGACGGGCCGAGGAGCTGCGGCAGGCGGTGCTGCGGCTGCGCGCCGCGGGCAAGAAGGTGCTGGCGCTGGCGCTCTCGTGTGACGACCAGGGCTACTTCGTCGCCTCCGCCGCGGATCAAATCTACGCGCTGCCCGCCTCCTCGTTCCTCATCAACGGCCTGTCGGCGAGCGTCACCAGCGTGGGCGGGACGATGGAGAAGCTGGGCGTGTCCTGGGACGTGGCGCGCGTGGGCGAGTACAAGACGGCGCCCGAGCAGCTCACCCGGAAGGACATGAGCGAGGCGGAGCGGGAGACGCTCAACGCCTGGCTGGACACGCAGGTGGGCTGGTACGAGCAGGCGGTGACGGGCGGGCGCAAGCTACCGGTGGAGCGGCTGCGCGAGGCCTGGAAGGTGGGCCTCATCCCGCCCCGCATGGCCCAGTCCCTGGGGCTCATCGACGGCATCGTCGAGGGCCAGGAGGCGCTGCAGGAGCGGCTGGAGCAGCTCGTGCCGGGCGCCGCCTACGCGGAGGACTACACGCCGAGGGACGCGCGGCAGACGCGCTGGGGCAGCACGCGCCGCATCGCCATCGTGCCCGTGCTGGGCACCATCGCCGGGGGCAAGAGCCGGGAGGATCCGCTGGGCGCCAGCCGCATCGCCGGGGCGGAGACGGTGGCCCTGGCGCTGTACCGGGCCCAGGTGGACCCCTCCGTGGTGGCCATTGTCCTGCGCGTGGACTCCGGCGGCGGGGACGTGCTCGCCTCGGACCTGATGTACCGGGCGGTGCTGGAGGCCAAGAAGGTGAAGCCCGTCATCGCCTCCATGGGGGATGTGGCGGCCTCGGGCGGCTACTACGCGGCCATGGCCGCGGACGAAGTCTTCGCCAACCCCACCACCCTCACCGGCAGCATCGGCGTCTTCTACCTGAAGCCCGCCCTCAAGGGCCTGCTGGAGGACAAGCTGGGGGTGACGCAGCAGACGCTGCCCCGCGCCCCGCTGGCGGACCTCATGGGCTTCTGGCGCCCATGGACGCCCGAGGAGCAGCGCGCGGTGCAGGGCTGGGTGGACGCCAGCTATGACGACTTCATCACCTACGTGGCCCAGGCCCGGAAGCTGGAGAAGGCCCAGGTGGACCGCCTGGCCCGGGGCCGCGTCTGGTCCGGCCAGGACGCCCACGCGCGGGGGCTGGTGGACCGGCTGGGCGGGCTGCCGGACGCGGTGGCGGCGGCCCGGCGCCGGGGCGGGGCCTCGCCCACGGAGGAGCTGGAGCTGGTGGTGTACGGGGATGCGAAGGGGCTGTTCTCCTCCCTGGGCGGCGAGCCGGGGGTGCTCGCCCGGCTGCTGCCCGGCCCCACCGCCACGCTCCCCCCTGGCCTGCAGGGGGTCCTCCGGGAGACGGGGCTCACGGGCGAGGCGCTGGAGCCGGGATTGAAAGCCGCCCTGCCCTTCACCCTGTCCACCCGGTGA
- a CDS encoding PEGA domain-containing protein, which produces MKALALALFPALALAAAPPPTPRRVSALLIPMDQGAEARGVKLESYLLEGLEQFSGFTVRKPEELFGMPQDEEAKASLQRGTQGLTQSLKAYEANDYEDAERKLRAALKELQAAAGVMSTCTELCEATALYAAVLHRRGDVEEARLHLIDLMALSPTFELNPKRYPKEFIALRAQVATSRSAMLRGSAVVKSQPAGARVYVDGEFQGYTPMTVNTMQVGKHLLRLERPGFRQHGELIEVSPDDVEVAAELTPTPEYKKYDAQLDAVAAEIVKTAPSPAATALGKALGVDRGMLGTVKALGPQGTELVVGFFDLRSGKKLAGKRVVLQGDEFGQEKAELGRLVNALVTTALGGGTPKEKKHSDPLDNRQGTEDWNGESAGGRRGVSEKKPRGGDPLDGVNGTEDW; this is translated from the coding sequence ATGAAAGCCCTGGCGCTCGCATTGTTCCCCGCCCTTGCCCTGGCGGCCGCCCCTCCCCCCACCCCGCGGCGCGTCAGCGCGCTGCTCATCCCCATGGACCAGGGGGCCGAGGCGCGGGGCGTGAAGCTCGAGAGCTACCTGCTCGAAGGGCTGGAGCAGTTCTCCGGCTTCACGGTGCGCAAGCCCGAGGAGCTGTTCGGCATGCCCCAGGACGAGGAGGCCAAGGCCTCGCTCCAGCGGGGCACCCAGGGGCTCACGCAGAGCCTCAAGGCCTACGAGGCCAACGACTACGAGGACGCGGAGCGCAAGCTGCGCGCGGCCCTCAAGGAGCTGCAGGCGGCCGCGGGGGTGATGAGCACCTGCACCGAGCTGTGCGAGGCCACCGCCCTGTATGCCGCCGTGCTCCACCGGCGCGGGGACGTGGAGGAGGCCCGGCTGCACCTCATCGACCTGATGGCGCTCAGCCCCACGTTCGAGCTGAACCCCAAGCGCTACCCCAAGGAGTTCATCGCCCTGCGGGCCCAGGTGGCCACCAGCCGCAGCGCGATGCTGCGCGGCAGCGCGGTGGTGAAGAGCCAGCCGGCCGGCGCGCGCGTGTACGTGGACGGGGAGTTCCAGGGCTACACCCCGATGACGGTGAACACGATGCAGGTGGGCAAGCACCTGCTGCGCCTGGAGCGCCCCGGCTTCCGGCAGCACGGCGAGCTCATCGAGGTGTCGCCGGACGACGTGGAGGTGGCCGCCGAGCTCACCCCCACCCCCGAGTACAAGAAGTACGACGCGCAGCTGGACGCGGTGGCCGCGGAAATCGTCAAGACGGCGCCCAGCCCGGCGGCCACCGCGCTGGGCAAGGCCCTGGGCGTGGACCGCGGCATGCTCGGCACGGTGAAGGCACTGGGCCCCCAGGGCACGGAGCTGGTGGTGGGCTTCTTCGACTTGCGCAGCGGCAAGAAGCTCGCGGGCAAGCGCGTGGTGCTCCAGGGCGACGAGTTCGGCCAGGAGAAGGCGGAGCTGGGCCGGTTGGTGAACGCGCTCGTCACCACCGCCCTGGGCGGCGGCACCCCCAAGGAGAAGAAGCACTCGGACCCGCTGGACAACCGCCAGGGCACCGAGGACTGGAACGGGGAGAGCGCGGGCGGCCGCCGCGGTGTGTCCGAGAAGAAACCCCGTGGCGGCGATCCGCTCGATGGAGTGAACGGTACGGAGGATTGGTAG
- a CDS encoding PEGA domain-containing protein, protein MPPVRLLLVLALALSVSAEAQSSRRAKAKKPAAASAPVAPAAEPAPPPAEPPPAPVAEVKPVPVGPQTVVFAAPRPGASPASAEALQEQLSRLLAAKPDVALVDLAAVFPPPAPASLAEADALFEEGKGLYDNLDPEAAAGKFLAAAEAYQRHPEALKPERLASTFLFLGASQLLNGDAKAAQRSFLQALSASPTTQPDSNLFGTDVQTAFTDMQQAFSRQPPGTLAIDSAPRGAKVTVDGKDVGLTPLPELTLHVGRHPVVVSRPGYQAAIAYPQVASGQRAELKPSLALLPEMATLQDTVARATSEQGFKASVLPPEVAALGERLGARYVVLAAVSEKKGHVGGEVQVWDVQTQGRLRGVRMDARSKKPGDSVEGAAERIHGFLVGGPLSAPPQAPLTATLVKKPWFWAAVVGGAAVVTGGVLYATQAGKGRSGGVISGFPGLGF, encoded by the coding sequence GTGCCCCCTGTCCGTCTTCTCCTCGTGCTCGCGCTCGCCCTGAGCGTCTCCGCCGAGGCCCAGTCCTCCCGCCGCGCCAAGGCGAAGAAGCCCGCCGCGGCGAGCGCCCCCGTGGCGCCCGCCGCCGAGCCCGCTCCCCCCCCTGCCGAGCCGCCGCCCGCCCCCGTGGCCGAGGTGAAGCCCGTGCCCGTGGGCCCCCAGACGGTGGTGTTTGCCGCGCCGCGTCCAGGCGCCTCCCCGGCTTCCGCCGAGGCGCTCCAGGAGCAGCTCTCCCGCCTGCTGGCCGCGAAGCCGGATGTGGCCCTGGTGGACCTGGCGGCCGTGTTTCCCCCGCCCGCTCCCGCCTCCCTGGCGGAGGCCGACGCCCTCTTCGAGGAGGGCAAGGGGCTCTACGACAACCTGGATCCCGAGGCCGCCGCGGGGAAGTTCCTCGCCGCGGCGGAGGCCTACCAGCGGCACCCCGAGGCGCTGAAGCCCGAGCGGCTGGCAAGCACCTTCCTCTTCCTGGGCGCCTCGCAGCTGCTCAACGGGGATGCGAAGGCGGCCCAGCGCTCCTTCCTGCAGGCCCTGTCGGCCTCCCCCACCACCCAGCCGGACTCGAACCTGTTCGGCACGGACGTGCAGACGGCCTTCACGGACATGCAGCAGGCGTTCTCCCGGCAGCCGCCGGGCACGCTCGCCATCGACTCGGCCCCCCGGGGCGCGAAGGTGACGGTGGACGGCAAGGACGTGGGCCTCACCCCGCTGCCGGAGCTGACGCTGCACGTGGGGCGGCACCCGGTGGTGGTGTCCCGGCCCGGCTACCAGGCCGCCATCGCCTACCCGCAGGTGGCCTCCGGCCAGCGGGCCGAGCTGAAGCCCTCGCTGGCGCTGCTGCCGGAGATGGCCACCCTGCAGGACACCGTGGCCCGGGCCACCTCCGAGCAGGGCTTCAAGGCCAGCGTGCTGCCCCCCGAGGTGGCCGCCCTGGGCGAGCGGCTGGGCGCGCGCTACGTGGTGCTCGCCGCGGTGAGCGAGAAGAAGGGCCACGTGGGCGGCGAGGTGCAGGTGTGGGACGTGCAGACGCAAGGCCGGCTGCGCGGCGTGCGGATGGACGCGCGCTCGAAGAAGCCCGGCGACAGCGTGGAGGGGGCCGCGGAGCGCATCCACGGCTTCCTGGTGGGAGGGCCGCTGTCGGCCCCCCCGCAAGCGCCCCTGACGGCGACGCTCGTCAAGAAGCCCTGGTTCTGGGCCGCCGTGGTGGGCGGCGCCGCCGTGGTGACGGGCGGCGTGCTCTATGCCACCCAGGCCGGCAAGGGGCGGTCCGGCGGCGTCATCTCTGGTTTCCCGGGACTGGGCTTCTAG
- a CDS encoding DNA gyrase/topoisomerase IV subunit B codes for MAKKETYTGADIQVLEGLEPVRKRPAMYIGGTDGTGYHHLLWEILDNSVDEVINGHASTVEVTLHKDSRTITVVDNGRGIPVDIMPKLKKPAVEVILTTLHAGGKFEQGNYIHSGGLHGVGSSVVNALARKLLVEIKREGKRHVQHYARGKATSPLKVEGPARGSGTAITFEPDPEIFGEKLKFDPELIRERLEAKSYLHKGMTVIWKDETASPATAVTYKHDGGIAEYLNKVVAERNKPVVPPGSAVFYHSRENEVRLEAALVWTEATDENIRSYVNGIPTPQGGTHEAGLRGAVVKAVRNYIETHNLSPKGVTLTAEDIREGITAILSCYVVEPQFQGQTKGRLNNPEVTAQVDGVLRPALEKWLNDNKTIGEAAVARIILAARAREASRAASQAVSRKTAVSHRLNLPGKLADCSSTEPGTSELFLVEGDSAGGSAKQGRDRRTQAILPLRGKVLNAEQASTDKVATNKELQDIVSALGCGIGSDFDISKLRYGRIFLLMDADSDGHHIATLLLTFFYRHLRPLIESGAVHIAQPPLYKVEIGKETYWALDEADRDRIVREKTKGNAKPNIMRFKGLGEMTADELKTTTLDPKKRMSLQVTIDNPLETDRVINDLLGKDVSARFKFIMERAGEVQDLDF; via the coding sequence ATGGCGAAGAAGGAAACGTACACAGGTGCGGACATCCAGGTCCTCGAGGGCCTGGAGCCGGTGCGCAAGCGCCCGGCCATGTACATCGGAGGCACCGACGGCACGGGCTATCACCACCTGCTGTGGGAGATCCTCGACAACTCGGTGGACGAGGTCATCAACGGCCACGCCTCCACCGTGGAAGTGACGCTCCACAAGGACAGCCGCACCATCACCGTGGTGGACAACGGGCGCGGCATCCCCGTGGACATCATGCCCAAGCTCAAGAAGCCCGCGGTGGAGGTCATCCTCACCACGCTGCACGCGGGCGGTAAGTTCGAGCAGGGCAACTACATCCACTCGGGCGGTCTGCACGGCGTGGGCAGCTCGGTGGTGAACGCGCTGGCGCGCAAGCTGCTCGTGGAAATCAAACGCGAGGGCAAGCGCCACGTGCAGCACTACGCGCGCGGCAAGGCCACCTCGCCGCTCAAGGTGGAGGGCCCGGCGCGCGGCTCCGGCACCGCCATCACCTTCGAGCCGGATCCGGAGATCTTCGGCGAGAAGCTGAAGTTCGACCCGGAGCTCATCCGCGAGCGCCTGGAGGCCAAGAGCTACCTGCACAAGGGCATGACCGTCATCTGGAAGGACGAGACGGCCAGCCCCGCCACCGCGGTGACGTACAAGCACGACGGCGGCATCGCCGAGTACCTCAACAAGGTGGTGGCCGAGCGCAACAAGCCGGTGGTGCCCCCGGGCAGCGCCGTCTTCTACCACTCGCGCGAGAACGAGGTGCGCCTGGAGGCCGCGCTGGTGTGGACGGAGGCGACGGACGAGAACATCCGCTCCTACGTCAACGGCATCCCCACCCCGCAGGGCGGCACGCACGAGGCGGGCCTGCGCGGGGCGGTGGTGAAGGCGGTGCGCAACTACATCGAGACGCACAACCTGAGCCCCAAGGGCGTCACCCTCACCGCGGAGGACATCCGCGAGGGCATCACCGCCATCCTCTCCTGCTACGTGGTGGAGCCGCAGTTCCAGGGGCAGACCAAGGGGCGCCTGAACAACCCCGAGGTGACGGCCCAGGTGGACGGCGTGCTGCGGCCGGCGCTGGAGAAGTGGCTCAACGACAACAAGACCATTGGCGAGGCGGCCGTGGCGCGCATCATCCTGGCCGCCCGCGCGCGCGAGGCCAGCCGCGCCGCCTCCCAGGCGGTGAGCCGCAAGACGGCGGTGAGCCACCGGCTGAACCTGCCGGGCAAGCTCGCCGACTGCTCCTCCACGGAGCCGGGCACGAGCGAGCTGTTCCTCGTCGAAGGTGACTCCGCAGGCGGCAGCGCCAAGCAGGGACGGGACAGGCGCACCCAGGCCATCCTCCCCCTGCGCGGCAAGGTGCTGAATGCGGAGCAGGCCTCCACGGACAAGGTCGCCACCAACAAGGAGCTCCAGGACATCGTCAGCGCCCTGGGGTGCGGCATCGGCTCGGACTTCGACATCTCCAAGCTGCGCTACGGCCGCATCTTCCTCTTGATGGACGCCGACAGCGACGGCCACCACATCGCCACGCTGCTGCTCACCTTCTTCTACCGGCACCTGCGGCCGCTCATCGAGAGCGGCGCGGTGCACATCGCCCAGCCGCCGCTCTACAAGGTGGAGATCGGCAAGGAGACGTACTGGGCGCTGGATGAGGCGGACCGGGACCGCATCGTCCGGGAGAAGACCAAGGGCAACGCCAAGCCCAACATCATGCGATTCAAGGGTCTGGGCGAGATGACGGCCGACGAGCTGAAGACCACGACGTTGGATCCGAAGAAGCGGATGAGCCTCCAGGTGACGATCGACAACCCCCTGGAGACCGACCGCGTCATCAACGACTTGCTCGGCAAGGATGTGAGCGCGCGCTTCAAGTTCATCATGGAGCGGGCGGGCGAGGTCCAGGATCTCGACTTCTGA